ACTTTATTGATCTGGTTGTAAAATATGGAGATACAAAACCTCTTGAGTCTGACCTGAGTACCGAAATTGCGGCATTGGGAACAAAGAAAGCCGCCATGGTTTCCGGTCAGGGAGCCTGGATTGAAGCAGATGTCCTGAAGATAGATCCTTCTATCCAGATCGGCTTTGATGGATATCCAATCAATGAGGATGCCTCCCTCTGTAAGGTCATTGCCGGATCAGATCAGGCTGTCCGAATCTCTAAAGATTCTCCCGTGCTTGAAGATGTTCTGGACTTTGTAAACTGGTGGTATACATCAGATTACGGAAAATCCTGGTTCTCCGATGTTGCCGGTGTTATCCCCCCTATCAAGGGTGCCAAGACACCTGATTTCGAAGTCATCAAACAGGGAAATGCTCATGTAGATAAAGAAGGGGCAGGTACTTTAGGTGTTGCCTATTCAACTGACAGCTTTCATCAGGCCTTTGGTGAAATTATGCAGTCCTATGTGGCCGGTGTTCTAACAAAAGATGCCGCCTGTGCAGAAATTGAAACGAAATGGGTTGAACTGGAAGGTTAAATCTGTTGGAACCTTTCCGGAGGCAAGAAATGTATCCGGAAAGTTCGCTGGAGGGAGTTTCCACATTGATTTGGAATCTTCCTCCCGATATAATGGACAAATCCAAGATGTATAGGGACTTTTCAGGGTATGAAGCTTTGGAATCTGATCAGGCAGACGAAAAACCGAATTACCCTCAGAACTCAACTGGCAGTTCTTATCGTTTCTTCTTTTTCTATAATTATTGTTCCTATTATAGGATATACCTATTACAGCAATACAAATACAATTATTAAACAACAGATCTCCACTCTTTCAAGGCTGCTGATACTTGAGACTCAAATTCTGGACAATTATTTTTCTGAAATAGACCGTTACTCTCTTCTAATGAGGCATGATGCCACCTTGATGAATATTCTAAACCAGAAGCAGGGTTTAACATATTCGGATGAAGTGTATATACAAGATCAATTGCGCAGTAATTTTGATTCGAGGAACGACCTTAAATCATTCCGATTCTATATGGTGAATTCTTCATACAATTACGAGATCGAGTCACAGTTGCATAAGGTCAGACCCTATCAAGTCGAAAATGTTCTGGACCTACCGGATTATTCCGTGTTTACCAGAAAGCGTTATTATAAATCAATCCAGCCTTCGCAAAGTGCAGAAGAATTCATACGCTATTTCAGAACCATTATTAAATTAGAGAATCAGAAACCTCTGGCAATTGTAGAACTGACATTTGATACATCCTTTGTAGATTCCCTTGCACGTGACCATCAGGTAGGGGATGAAGTTTTCTGTATCGTCGACAATGTTGGCAGAGTTCTTTACAACAGTTCACCCATACTCATGGACAGTGCAATCCTGAAAGGAATTGAGCAGGTAGAAGAAATTTCTGATCATGGACTAAGAATCAATATAATGGGAACAGATTATTTAGGGGTCTATAATCTGAGTTCCCGTCAAAACTATATTCTTTATCGTTTAATTCCACTCAATGAACTGGATCGTCAGATAGGAGAGACAAGAAATATAAGTTTTCTAATCGGATTTGCGGCAATCGTCATAACAACCCTTCTTTCCGCCCTATATATAAGACTTGTTACAAATCCCTTATCAATATTGGCGGCAAACTTTGCAAAAGTCGGTTCGGGGAATTTTTCCAGAGTGGAGGATATCGGCGGCAGCATTGAAATTATCAAGCTAGCTGATAGTTTCAATACAATGACTGCACAGATTGATGACCTGATTAAGAAAACATATATTTCGGCAATCAATGAGAAAACAGCTCAGCTTATTGCCCTGGAAGCACAGCTTAATCCGCATATGTTGTATAATACCCTTCAAGCTATTTCAGCAGAAGCAATCGTCAATAAACAAATGAAAATCAATTTCATGATAACTGCCTTGGCTTCAATGCTCCGCTACTCCTTTAAAGACGGAGAATATGTAGCTCTTTCTTATGAGATTAAGCATGTGCAGGATTATTTGCTTCTACAGAAGGCTCGCTTTGATGAGAAGCTCTCCTATGAACTCAGAATTGAAAAGGAATGTGAAGAGCTTAATATTCCAAAAATCAGCATCCAGACATTGGTGGAAAATTCAATTATTCATGGAATGAACGGCCAATCTGACAGGGTGCATATCATTATATCCTGTTCTATTAAATCCAATTTTCTGAATATCAGGGTTCATGATAACGGATGCGGAATTAAAAAAGAAAGACTGGATTATATGAACAGTAAGTTTGAAAACGTTCTTGTCAGTAATGATGAGACGTCCTGTGTCGGGTTGATCAATTTAAACAGTCGGCTGAAAATTCTCTATGAAGAAAAAGCTAATCTTTACATTTCCAGCATAGAACTTCAAGAGACAAATGTTGTAATGACAATTCCTTTGAATGAGGAGCATATGAATGTATAAGGCATTGATTATTGATGATGAGAAACCGGTTCGGGTTGCGATAACCGCACTGGCTGAATGGGATAAATGGGATATAGAAGAACCAGAGACTGCGGTGAACGGAAAAGATGCTCTTGAGAAACTGCATCGATTAAATGTTGATATTGTCTTTGTGGATATGAATATGCCGATTATGAACGGAATCCAATTTATGGATAGAGTCTCAGTGGAGTTTCCGGATATAAAGTTCATAGTCATAAGCGGTTACAGCGACTTCCAATATGCCCATTCTGCAATAAGACACAGGGCTGTCGACTATCTGCTCAAACCGATTGTTGCGGATGATCTCAACGAGGCTTTGAGAAAGGCTGTCAGCAGTTTGAATTCCAAAAATCATATTTTCACAGCAAACAATGTGGATTACCTGTCCAGCGGGGGTACTGTTGATTCCCTGAAAAAGTGCATAGACAGCCACTATACCGAAAATATCAGTCTATCCAAACTCAGTGAAGAATTCAGTCTTTCAAAGGAATATCTATGTAAGCTCTTCAAGAAGAAATATGGTTTGGGAATCTATCAGTATATCCAGCTGGTTCGAATGCAGAAAGCTACCGAACTTCTTCTGGAGAATACACTGAAAATTCAGGATATTTCTGAATCTCTGGGATTTAGTGATAATAATTATTTTAGTAAAGCCTTCAAGCGATTTTTTGATATGTCTCCCTCTAAATACAGAGAGGAGTATGGCTACAAGGAAATATAAAAACGAAGTACGACGGCCGATAAGCCTATGAATACAATCGGGGTAAATGTAAGGGTGCTTAAAATTCCATTGAGGACCAGATCTGTTTGCACTGTACTGCCTGGGGTATAGCCGCAGAGATGGAGGGTGAGGGCGGCTATTGAACCGGCAAGAGGGGTCGCCATTTTCTGACTGAAACTGAAAAACGAATAAATGACCCCTTCGGTTTTTTTCCCTGTTTTTGCCTCACCATATTCAACGGTATCAGGAAGCATGGCCCAACCGGGGTAGACGCTGGAGCACAGCTTGTTTTATCCATTCGACCCCAATGATTTGCACTCTGCTGTTGAGGTACAGTTCGAACCCGTCCGGCCCGGAGCTTTCATACAGGGATGGTATATTCACCCCTGCATGATCAGTAGGGAAGCTTGTCTCCCTCTCCAATCGCCTGCTGCCA
This Oceanispirochaeta sp. DNA region includes the following protein-coding sequences:
- a CDS encoding sensor histidine kinase; protein product: MKLWNLIRQTKNRITLRTQLAVLIVSSFSIIIVPIIGYTYYSNTNTIIKQQISTLSRLLILETQILDNYFSEIDRYSLLMRHDATLMNILNQKQGLTYSDEVYIQDQLRSNFDSRNDLKSFRFYMVNSSYNYEIESQLHKVRPYQVENVLDLPDYSVFTRKRYYKSIQPSQSAEEFIRYFRTIIKLENQKPLAIVELTFDTSFVDSLARDHQVGDEVFCIVDNVGRVLYNSSPILMDSAILKGIEQVEEISDHGLRINIMGTDYLGVYNLSSRQNYILYRLIPLNELDRQIGETRNISFLIGFAAIVITTLLSALYIRLVTNPLSILAANFAKVGSGNFSRVEDIGGSIEIIKLADSFNTMTAQIDDLIKKTYISAINEKTAQLIALEAQLNPHMLYNTLQAISAEAIVNKQMKINFMITALASMLRYSFKDGEYVALSYEIKHVQDYLLLQKARFDEKLSYELRIEKECEELNIPKISIQTLVENSIIHGMNGQSDRVHIIISCSIKSNFLNIRVHDNGCGIKKERLDYMNSKFENVLVSNDETSCVGLINLNSRLKILYEEKANLYISSIELQETNVVMTIPLNEEHMNV
- a CDS encoding helix-turn-helix domain-containing protein; translated protein: MYKALIIDDEKPVRVAITALAEWDKWDIEEPETAVNGKDALEKLHRLNVDIVFVDMNMPIMNGIQFMDRVSVEFPDIKFIVISGYSDFQYAHSAIRHRAVDYLLKPIVADDLNEALRKAVSSLNSKNHIFTANNVDYLSSGGTVDSLKKCIDSHYTENISLSKLSEEFSLSKEYLCKLFKKKYGLGIYQYIQLVRMQKATELLLENTLKIQDISESLGFSDNNYFSKAFKRFFDMSPSKYREEYGYKEI
- a CDS encoding MFS transporter, with protein sequence MLPDTVEYGEAKTGKKTEGVIYSFFSFSQKMATPLAGSIAALTLHLCGYTPGSTVQTDLVLNGILSTLTFTPIVFIGLSAVVLRFYISL